A single bacterium DNA region contains:
- a CDS encoding BamA/TamA family outer membrane protein — protein MHARPFLRPVAVALAAIALVLAAWAAPALAVFGDDNDLSPRDEGTVGEIRVHGNAHTDAGLIRHLMGLEPGSAFDDAALDRAWDALEDCGYFRFVEMNYDDDDPAHVVIDVMVEEDLRTFYGPLARYSRRHKYLVGGWFEQRNLRGRGETLRLEAAALYIQQGRVSWHRPWLANVTGLETTVAVGGEVADFVYRPFRYRKWDATWDLRWTFAGHAYVRSEVRWGAFDQRDAYTADLPDRGPDGPAGAAAYAAGREHHWGFGGWLGFDSRDNTYYPRRGVLAEVGLRAWTSDGYDDWSESLADLRGFVTLPWAKHILAARAWGRQVDGPTDLDNALYFGGPETVRGYPYASREGEHGYLLSVEYRMPLFLMQISPKGEMVGFGFHLFGDAGDAWYDGAEAGTAQMSWGAGTHLNLDTWQLRFEAARTKEGDWQFEFMDRFNF, from the coding sequence TTGCACGCCCGCCCGTTCCTGCGCCCCGTCGCGGTCGCCCTGGCCGCCATCGCCCTCGTCCTGGCCGCCTGGGCCGCGCCCGCCCTGGCCGTCTTCGGCGACGACAACGACCTGTCGCCCCGCGACGAGGGCACCGTCGGCGAGATCCGCGTCCACGGCAACGCCCACACCGACGCCGGCCTGATCCGGCACCTCATGGGCCTGGAGCCCGGCTCCGCCTTCGACGACGCGGCCCTCGACCGGGCCTGGGACGCCCTGGAGGACTGCGGCTACTTCCGCTTCGTCGAGATGAACTACGACGACGACGACCCGGCCCACGTGGTCATCGACGTCATGGTCGAGGAGGACCTGCGCACCTTCTACGGCCCGCTCGCCCGCTACAGCCGGCGCCACAAGTACCTCGTCGGCGGCTGGTTCGAGCAGCGCAACCTGCGCGGCCGCGGCGAGACCCTGCGCCTCGAGGCCGCGGCCCTGTACATCCAGCAGGGCCGCGTGTCGTGGCACCGTCCGTGGCTGGCCAACGTCACGGGGCTCGAGACGACCGTCGCCGTGGGCGGCGAAGTGGCCGACTTCGTGTATCGCCCCTTCCGCTACCGCAAGTGGGACGCCACCTGGGACCTGCGCTGGACCTTCGCGGGCCACGCCTACGTGCGCTCGGAAGTGCGCTGGGGCGCCTTCGACCAGCGCGACGCCTACACGGCCGACCTGCCCGACCGCGGTCCCGACGGCCCCGCCGGTGCGGCGGCGTACGCCGCCGGCCGCGAGCACCACTGGGGCTTCGGCGGCTGGCTGGGCTTCGACTCGCGCGACAACACCTACTACCCCCGCCGGGGCGTCCTGGCCGAGGTCGGCCTGCGCGCCTGGACCAGCGACGGCTACGACGACTGGAGCGAGTCGTTGGCCGACCTGCGCGGCTTCGTGACCCTGCCCTGGGCCAAGCACATCCTGGCCGCCCGCGCCTGGGGCCGGCAGGTCGACGGCCCGACCGACCTGGACAACGCCCTGTACTTCGGCGGCCCCGAGACCGTGCGCGGCTACCCGTATGCATCGCGGGAGGGCGAGCACGGCTACCTGCTCTCGGTCGAGTACCGCATGCCCCTCTTCCTGATGCAGATCTCGCCGAAGGGCGAGATGGTCGGCTTCGGGTTCCACCTTTTCGGCGACGCCGGCGACGCCTGGTACGACGGCGCCGAGGCCGGCACGGCCCAGATGAGCTGGGGCGCCGGCACCCACCTGAACCTCGACACCTGGCAGCTGCGCTTCGAGGCCGCCCGCACGAAAGAGGGCGACTGGCAGTTCGAGTTCATGGACAGGTTCAATTTCTGA